From the Candidatus Binatia bacterium genome, the window GCCCGCACGCGCACTGCATCATTTCCTGCTAGGAAGCGGATCCATGCGTACCGAGCCGTCGTTCCTGCAGCTGGCGAGCGAGCGGTCGGTGGTCCGCCGCGCGCTCGCGCTGGCTCTCGTCGTCGGACCGATCCTGATCGCCATCAACCACGGCGACCGCCTCGTCGCCGGCGACGTCGACGGGGTCCGGCTCTTCAAAATGAGCCTGACTATCCTCGTGCCATATTGCGTCTCGACGTACTCGAGCGTCG encodes:
- the nrtS gene encoding nitrate/nitrite transporter NrtS, translated to MRTEPSFLQLASERSVVRRALALALVVGPILIAINHGDRLVAGDVDGVRLFKMSLTILVPYCVSTYSSVGAIRADNS